GCTCGGTGCGCTTCCCGAACCATCTCGTGCTCGCAGGGGCCTTCCGGGGCTGGACGCGCCACGAACCCGTGCCGCCGGTACAGGGCAAGCGCGTGCTCGTTGCCGCCCGCGACGCGCAACGCCAGCTCGCTCGCCCCACGCCCCTCGCTCCAGCGCACCACGGCCCGGACGAGCGCGTCCCCGACTCCCCTGCCGCGCGCCGGCGGAGCAACCCACATCGAAAGCAGCTCCGCTCGGTCGCCGCGTTCGGAAAGGTGCCCGCTGACCATGCCCGCCGGAACGCCGTCGAGGTCCGCCAGGACGTTGAGCGACACGTCGCGCAGCCGCGCCCGCCAGCGCGGTTCGGCGTCGTTTTCGCCTTGCCAGTCCGCGAGTGCGGAGCTGAACGCCTCCGGGTTCTCGCGCAGCGCGGCCAGCCGGAGGTCGCGCCACTCCGCCCAGTTCTCCGCGCTCAGCTCGCGCACCACGATCACACTTGCACCGTCGCCGTGGCGGCCGGGCCGTTACATCGGAATAGGGTGAAATCATGCGCATCGACCGGCTCGACCACCTCGTCCTCACCGTCGCCGACCTCGGCGCGACGGTCGATTTCTACACCCGCGTCCTCGGCATGACCGAGGTGACGTTC
The nucleotide sequence above comes from Amycolatopsis sp. AA4. Encoded proteins:
- a CDS encoding GNAT family N-acetyltransferase, with translation MIVVRELSAENWAEWRDLRLAALRENPEAFSSALADWQGENDAEPRWRARLRDVSLNVLADLDGVPAGMVSGHLSERGDRAELLSMWVAPPARGRGVGDALVRAVVRWSEGRGASELALRVAGGNEHALALYRRHGFVARPAPEGPCEHEMVREAHRA